From Treponema sp. OMZ 787:
CAAAGATGGTTTCATAAAGGCGGCTTATGTATTCAAGACAACGTAAAGGCATATTTGGGTTGATTGTCGATTGATGCTCTGCTAAAACTATGATTTTGTTATCTACAAGGTAGGAGACATCATTATAAAATGACATATATAAAACTTGATCAAGCCTGACATTTTTCAGCTGTTCCGTATCTTTGAGTTCGGTATTATGCAAGGCATTGTAAAGAGATAAAAAGTTTTCTTTTGCTTTTTCGTCTTCACTGAATAAATCGACGAAGACTGAATCTTTATATTTTCTGTTTGAAATACTCATAACCTTTCCCTCACATTATAATTATACATCTTTTTTTGTGAAAAATCCATACTAAACTGTAGAGAAATTTGAGAGAGTGTATTTTAATTTTTAATGGGTAGAGGGTAATTGGTAATGCGTGGTTTGAATTGAGTAATTACCAATTAAAAACCTAGAGTCCCGCAATCAGTCCCTAAGGGCCTCACACCATTTTTGCATACAGATACCGAAGGCAACGCTTACATTTATCGAAGCCTTTATTCCGTACATAGGAATAGTGATAACCCTTCCTTGGGCTTTTTTTATAACTTCGGGGCTGACACCCAATTCTTCCGAGCCTATCACTACAATTCCTTTTTTGGGGAATTCAAACTTCGAAATATCGGTTCCTCCCGTTTCAAGCACAATCAGAGGAAGGTCAGGCAGGTTTTCAAGTCCTGCTCTTTCCCATGGAAGATACTCGGTACAGCCCATCGCCGTTCTTTTAGCTTTGGGGCTGTCAGGAGAAACGCAGTCGTGAGACAAAAAAACTTTTTCGACCCCGAAGGATTCTGCGGTTCTAAAAATCGAGCCTATGTTAAAAGGGGTGCGGATATCTTCGGCATAGACATAGACTCCTTCAAAAAAAGTCCGCCTGAAATTTGCAATTTCATCAGCAGAGGAATTAGGCAAAATCAGATCCCACTCGGCAGGTGCTGTATCAAGTTTTTTGTAAAGCTCATACCTTACAAAGTTGATAATTTTTCTTTTATCTTTTTCTTGCGGGTCTTCAATCCATTTTTGCACCTTTAAGGCGGAGCCCGAATCCAAATCATCAAGAATAATTTTTAAAAGAGAACGGAGGTAAAAAGCATCCAAAAATTCGTCCGCCTTGTTTTGCACAAGGGAAGCTTCAGCCGATTCCAAGATACGCAGTATTTTACGGCATCTTTGTTTTTGCGGTAAGTTATAAAGTTTAAAAATCTCGGGCATCTTAAAAGGCTTGCTTTATAATTTCAAAAATATCGTGATTTGCAAGAGGCCTTGGACTGTAGTTCATAAAACTCAAGCGGGCGGCATCCTCTGCAACGGGCACAAGCGATTCGATGGTTAAATCTATATCTTTTAGACGGATGGGTAAATTGGCTTCGGCGAGCCTTCTTCTAATTTCCTCGATACCTCTTTTTGCAACCTCGGCAGCATCTCCGCCTTCAAGCATGGTTTCTCCCAACATTCTTGCTACGGCAACAGTCTTTGAAAGACTTGAAGAAATTGCATCATTTACTACATGAGGGAGCAATATACTTGAGATAAGAGGGCTTGCAATTCTGTGTCTTCCGCCAGCTGCAAGAGCTATGGCAGTTCCAAGACCCGGAGCAGAGGCCGCAATTCCTATAGCCGAAAGGCAGGCAGCCTGAGCCACAAGTTCTTCTCTGGGCATTCCGACCTGTTTTTCATGCTGGGGATCAAGGGAAATTAAAAATATCTCGACAGCTTTTCCTAAGATTGTCTCAGAAAAAAAACTGCCCCTTGTTGAAACATAGGCTTCAAATGTAGAACAAAGACCTGCAAAAATCATTGAAGTCATTGCGTTTGGAGCAAGACCTGCATAGGTATTTGAATCGAAAATTACAAGATCGCAAAGATCTTCTTTTATCTTTAATAAATTTACGGTTCGATTTCTTGAATCGACAATAAAGCTCGATGTTCCGAATAAAAACGGATCACTGCATGTTGTGGGAATTTGAATAAGCGGTAATGATTCGGCCGTAATGGGCTCGCCTTCAATATATCTGTAGACAGGTTTATCTTCATTATAAAGAGCCGCTATAGCTCTTCCGATAGCACATGCAGTCATATCCCCGCAGGCTATGACACCCCGTATATGGGCACCTCTTGCCAATGAAAGAGCTCTTTCAATAACTTCTGAATCGGCGGTCTGTTCAAAACCGTTAAACACAAAAAGAGATATATGCTTTTCTTCAAGAGATTTTCGAATCTTATCGACCAAGCCCATATCTTCAAAAAAAGGATCTACGACAAACATAAA
This genomic window contains:
- a CDS encoding iron-containing alcohol dehydrogenase — protein: MADFVFKLSSKVILGNYSLARIGEEVVKFGSNFMFVVDPFFEDMGLVDKIRKSLEEKHISLFVFNGFEQTADSEVIERALSLARGAHIRGVIACGDMTACAIGRAIAALYNEDKPVYRYIEGEPITAESLPLIQIPTTCSDPFLFGTSSFIVDSRNRTVNLLKIKEDLCDLVIFDSNTYAGLAPNAMTSMIFAGLCSTFEAYVSTRGSFFSETILGKAVEIFLISLDPQHEKQVGMPREELVAQAACLSAIGIAASAPGLGTAIALAAGGRHRIASPLISSILLPHVVNDAISSSLSKTVAVARMLGETMLEGGDAAEVAKRGIEEIRRRLAEANLPIRLKDIDLTIESLVPVAEDAARLSFMNYSPRPLANHDIFEIIKQAF
- a CDS encoding TrmH family RNA methyltransferase translates to MPEIFKLYNLPQKQRCRKILRILESAEASLVQNKADEFLDAFYLRSLLKIILDDLDSGSALKVQKWIEDPQEKDKRKIINFVRYELYKKLDTAPAEWDLILPNSSADEIANFRRTFFEGVYVYAEDIRTPFNIGSIFRTAESFGVEKVFLSHDCVSPDSPKAKRTAMGCTEYLPWERAGLENLPDLPLIVLETGGTDISKFEFPKKGIVVIGSEELGVSPEVIKKAQGRVITIPMYGIKASINVSVAFGICMQKWCEALRD